Proteins co-encoded in one Xylanivirga thermophila genomic window:
- a CDS encoding patatin-like phospholipase family protein: protein MEKAGLVLEGGGMRGAYTAGLLAAFMDEGITFPYVIGVSAGANNGANFIARQKDRGKKVFVDYVVDKRFSGLKNIIKEKTYFGMDFLFDVLPNKLAPFDYKTFHNSSTVFKVGVTDCKTGKPIYLRHHDFDPHIFMEKVLRASSSLPLISKPVDIDGRKYLDGGISDPIPIEKSVQDGNRYNVVVLTRNAGYRKEASKVNMLVKRSISKYPNLLETLKQRHNTYNETLDKIDTLQGEGDVYVFRPKKEIIVDRLERDIDKLDDLYKQGYNETMEEMEKFKMWLNGLDIVNYCE, encoded by the coding sequence ATGGAAAAAGCGGGACTCGTTCTTGAGGGTGGAGGCATGAGAGGTGCATATACTGCTGGATTATTGGCTGCCTTTATGGATGAGGGTATAACGTTCCCTTATGTAATAGGGGTATCAGCCGGAGCCAACAATGGAGCCAATTTCATAGCCAGGCAAAAGGACAGGGGTAAAAAGGTTTTTGTAGACTATGTAGTTGATAAAAGATTTTCAGGGTTAAAAAATATAATAAAGGAAAAAACTTATTTTGGTATGGATTTTTTATTTGATGTATTGCCTAATAAACTGGCACCCTTTGATTATAAGACATTTCATAATTCCAGTACCGTATTTAAGGTAGGGGTTACAGATTGTAAAACAGGCAAACCCATATATTTAAGACACCATGATTTTGATCCACACATATTTATGGAGAAGGTATTAAGGGCATCTAGCAGTTTGCCCCTCATATCAAAACCAGTGGATATTGACGGGCGGAAATATTTAGACGGGGGTATAAGCGATCCTATTCCCATAGAAAAATCTGTTCAGGATGGTAACCGTTATAATGTCGTTGTGCTAACTAGAAATGCTGGTTATAGGAAGGAAGCATCAAAGGTCAATATGCTAGTTAAACGCTCTATTTCAAAATATCCTAATCTTTTAGAAACTCTAAAGCAAAGACATAATACATATAATGAAACTTTGGACAAGATAGATACCTTGCAAGGAGAAGGGGATGTTTATGTATTTAGACCCAAAAAGGAAATAATCGTGGACAGATTAGAACGTGATATAGATAAACTAGATGATTTATATAAACAAGGTTATAATGAGACTATGGAAGAAATGGAAAAGTTTAAGATGTGGTTGAATGGTTTAGATATTGTGAATTATTGTGAATGA
- a CDS encoding NuoF family protein, protein MLVKDLETLNDIKNKALKMGQLDVNGKKARITVHMGTCGIASGAKDVLDTFKKLVKESKAKDVKVETTGCMGICSKEPLVTIEVVNQEPIIYEYVNGEKATEIFNAHIKNGKILSEYALARGKEVEIEERIKNNGKIEGKEVLEDSIKGIEEIPFFSLQKRIVMRNRGAVDPFKINDYIARDGYQAAYKALKDMDSNNVIDTVLESGLRGRGGAGFPTGLKWKFASKSDSDEKYVVCNADEGDPGAFMDRSVLESDPHSVIEGMVIAGKAIGANKGYIYCRAEYPLAVEVLNKAINQAKAYGLLGENIFDSGFDFDIEVYEGAGAFVCGEETALISSIEGKRGNPRLKVPYPAEKGLFKEPTIIDNVETLANIAPIILNGSEWFKNIGTEKSKGTKVFSITGDIVNVGCVEVPIGTSIKTVIEDIAGCPVDGKKIKAVQLGGPSGGCLPVEYFDTPLDYEPLQELGTIMGSGGMIAINEDKSAVDIARFFVKFCASESCGKCLPCREGTRQMVNILDKICSGNGSKEDIDKLEDLAQVFKKTALCGLGKTAPNPVLSTLNYFRNEYEDIVK, encoded by the coding sequence TTGCTAGTTAAAGATTTGGAAACCTTGAATGATATAAAGAATAAAGCTTTGAAAATGGGGCAGTTAGATGTTAATGGCAAAAAGGCAAGAATTACAGTGCATATGGGTACTTGCGGAATAGCTTCTGGTGCAAAGGATGTTCTGGATACATTTAAGAAACTTGTTAAAGAATCCAAGGCAAAGGATGTAAAGGTAGAGACTACAGGATGTATGGGCATATGCTCTAAGGAGCCTTTGGTTACAATTGAAGTGGTTAATCAGGAGCCCATAATATATGAATATGTAAACGGAGAAAAAGCTACTGAAATATTCAATGCCCATATAAAAAATGGAAAGATCTTGAGCGAATATGCATTAGCAAGGGGCAAAGAGGTCGAAATTGAAGAGAGAATTAAAAATAACGGCAAGATTGAAGGAAAAGAGGTGTTAGAGGATTCCATAAAAGGAATAGAGGAAATACCATTTTTTAGCCTTCAAAAAAGAATCGTGATGAGAAATAGGGGAGCTGTAGATCCCTTCAAAATAAACGATTATATTGCAAGGGACGGCTATCAGGCAGCATATAAAGCTCTTAAGGATATGGATAGCAACAATGTTATTGATACAGTTCTTGAATCTGGCTTAAGAGGAAGGGGAGGGGCTGGATTCCCCACAGGACTTAAATGGAAGTTTGCGTCAAAATCAGATTCTGATGAAAAATATGTTGTTTGTAATGCAGACGAAGGTGATCCAGGTGCTTTTATGGATAGGAGTGTCTTAGAGAGTGATCCCCATTCAGTTATAGAAGGTATGGTAATAGCCGGTAAAGCTATTGGAGCCAATAAAGGCTATATTTATTGTAGGGCAGAATATCCATTAGCTGTAGAGGTACTCAATAAGGCAATAAATCAAGCTAAGGCCTATGGACTGTTAGGCGAAAATATTTTTGATTCTGGCTTCGATTTTGATATTGAGGTATATGAGGGTGCTGGGGCATTTGTTTGTGGTGAAGAAACGGCATTAATAAGTTCAATCGAAGGCAAAAGGGGTAATCCTAGATTAAAAGTTCCTTATCCAGCAGAGAAGGGTCTATTTAAGGAACCTACAATTATAGATAATGTAGAAACATTAGCAAATATAGCCCCTATAATCTTAAATGGCAGCGAATGGTTTAAAAATATAGGTACGGAAAAGAGCAAGGGTACTAAGGTCTTCTCTATAACTGGAGATATAGTCAATGTTGGATGTGTAGAAGTTCCCATTGGTACCTCTATAAAAACGGTTATAGAAGATATAGCAGGTTGCCCAGTAGATGGTAAGAAGATAAAAGCTGTACAGCTTGGAGGTCCTTCCGGTGGATGTCTGCCAGTAGAATATTTTGATACTCCATTGGATTATGAGCCACTTCAAGAGCTTGGTACTATTATGGGTTCCGGTGGAATGATCGCTATAAATGAGGATAAATCTGCAGTGGATATAGCGCGATTTTTTGTAAAATTCTGTGCAAGTGAATCTTGTGGAAAATGTTTACCATGTAGAGAAGGTACACGTCAAATGGTAAATATCCTCGATAAGATTTGCAGTGGAAATGGGAGCAAAGAGGATATAGATAAATTGGAAGACCTGGCACAAGTGTTTAAGAAGACTGCACTTTGTGGACTCGGCAAAACTGCTCCAAACCCGGTCTTAAGTACATTGAATTATTTTAGAAATGAATATGAAGATATTGTTAAATAG
- a CDS encoding GntR family transcriptional regulator: MNIIISNTSDVPLYQQIKDQIKDAILRGELEDGELLPSIRNFSTDLHVSILTIRRVYEELEKEGFVSSQAGKGTFVLAGNADLINDTRRRMVEEKMIETVNIAKSMGVTKNELADMLYILFEEE, from the coding sequence GTGAATATTATAATTTCAAATACTTCTGATGTACCTTTATATCAACAAATAAAAGATCAAATAAAAGATGCTATCTTAAGAGGAGAGCTTGAAGATGGAGAACTATTACCATCTATCAGGAATTTTTCAACGGATTTGCATGTAAGTATACTGACTATTAGGAGAGTATATGAAGAGCTTGAGAAAGAGGGTTTTGTATCTAGCCAAGCTGGTAAAGGAACATTTGTACTTGCGGGAAATGCTGATCTTATCAACGATACGAGAAGGCGAATGGTTGAAGAAAAAATGATAGAGACGGTCAACATAGCGAAATCAATGGGTGTTACTAAAAATGAATTAGCGGATATGCTATATATCTTATTTGAGGAGGAATAG
- a CDS encoding DJ-1 family glyoxalase III: protein MMKAIVFLAEGFEEVEALTVVDYLRRKDIGVDTVSITQNNMVKGAHDITLIADKKIDDINNLDRYDGAIIPGGMPGAINLRDNARVIEILSIMNKDDKMVAAICAGPIVLQRAGIIAGKRVTSYPGFEEKLKDSIYMEEPVVRDGNIITSRGPALAVDFAIEIIKYLRGEEKAEELKEDILYK from the coding sequence ATTATGAAGGCCATTGTATTTTTAGCAGAGGGTTTTGAGGAAGTTGAGGCTTTAACAGTAGTTGACTATCTTAGGAGAAAGGATATAGGAGTAGATACTGTATCCATTACACAAAATAATATGGTGAAAGGAGCCCACGATATTACATTAATAGCTGATAAAAAGATAGATGATATAAATAATCTAGATAGATATGATGGAGCCATAATACCGGGTGGTATGCCAGGTGCTATCAATCTCAGAGATAATGCCAGAGTAATAGAAATTTTAAGTATAATGAATAAAGATGACAAGATGGTAGCTGCAATATGTGCAGGTCCAATAGTACTCCAAAGGGCCGGGATTATAGCAGGAAAAAGGGTTACCTCCTATCCAGGCTTTGAAGAAAAGTTAAAAGATAGTATATATATGGAGGAGCCAGTTGTACGAGACGGTAATATTATAACTTCAAGGGGACCTGCATTGGCGGTAGATTTTGCGATTGAGATAATCAAATATCTAAGGGGAGAAGAAAAAGCAGAAGAACTTAAAGAGGATATATTATACAAATAG
- a CDS encoding NADH-quinone oxidoreductase subunit NuoE family protein — MGTCTSLKDYGFNEEQLKKLDEIIDKHSCQEKLIPMLEEIQQLLGFIPVDVQERISQKTGICENDIYGVVSFYSYFTMEPRARHRIQVCLGTACYVKGGKEIANKIESKLHIKPGESTEDGKFTYEEARCFGTCGLAPVMAIDGTVYGKVKVEDIDEILSQYE; from the coding sequence ATGGGTACTTGTACAAGTCTAAAAGATTATGGATTTAATGAAGAACAGTTAAAAAAGCTAGACGAGATAATTGACAAACATAGTTGTCAAGAAAAATTGATTCCCATGTTGGAAGAGATTCAGCAATTACTGGGCTTTATTCCAGTTGATGTGCAGGAACGTATATCTCAAAAAACTGGCATTTGTGAAAATGATATTTATGGAGTGGTTTCGTTTTATTCTTATTTTACTATGGAACCACGGGCTAGACATAGAATTCAAGTATGCCTAGGTACTGCATGTTATGTTAAAGGTGGTAAAGAAATCGCCAATAAGATAGAGTCTAAACTCCATATAAAGCCTGGTGAGAGTACTGAGGATGGGAAATTTACCTATGAAGAGGCAAGATGCTTCGGTACATGTGGTTTAGCACCGGTTATGGCTATAGATGGAACTGTTTATGGCAAGGTAAAAGTTGAAGATATAGACGAAATATTAAGTCAATATGAATAA
- a CDS encoding DUF3592 domain-containing protein, whose product MTEEEIAIILMFVFGIIALLYSVGQFINLKKHQGQIGHAIGTIIDTQTVAPETMRINNSKWAKVSYQIGGREYISTNWVQVSMNASLGDEVEISYYKNDPSKLFLSKNSQFIIFLIIAAGCIIAGLIILHISKFQY is encoded by the coding sequence ATGACTGAGGAAGAGATAGCTATAATTTTAATGTTTGTTTTTGGAATTATTGCACTGCTGTATTCAGTTGGTCAATTCATTAATTTGAAAAAACATCAGGGCCAGATAGGACATGCTATAGGCACTATTATTGATACCCAGACTGTAGCCCCTGAAACTATGAGAATTAACAATTCGAAATGGGCAAAAGTAAGTTATCAAATTGGCGGGAGAGAATATATATCCACCAATTGGGTGCAAGTTTCAATGAATGCTTCACTAGGAGATGAAGTAGAGATATCATATTATAAAAATGATCCTTCAAAACTGTTTTTATCAAAAAATAGTCAGTTTATTATCTTCCTTATTATTGCAGCTGGTTGTATTATAGCAGGACTAATAATATTGCATATCTCTAAATTTCAATATTAA
- a CDS encoding SDR family oxidoreductase: MVVVTGATGHIGNALVRALIANKESVSAFVAPGDDTSCIEHLDLKIIYGDVRNIDDLIRAFNGVNTVYHLAGIVSIISKDTKTMYEINVEGTKNVIRACLECNVGKLIYTSSVHAFTELPKGITIKETLNFEPQKIIGDYGKSKAEATSAVLAGVKDGLNAVIVHPSGVIGPYEYRLSYTGQMILDFINGKLPFRIDGSYDFVDVRDVADGIILAGQRGSIGDNYILSGYLLSIEDIFNILKNITGMNPPKIKIPIWVAKVCHPFVTKYAQITGKRPLYTPYSLYTLSSNALFSHDKATSELGYNVRPIIETFKDTIIWFKDHGYLVSQ; the protein is encoded by the coding sequence ATGGTGGTTGTTACAGGTGCAACAGGTCATATTGGCAATGCACTGGTACGAGCACTTATTGCAAACAAGGAATCGGTATCAGCATTTGTAGCACCTGGTGATGACACATCCTGCATAGAACATCTAGATTTAAAAATAATATATGGTGATGTAAGAAATATTGATGATTTAATTAGAGCATTTAATGGAGTGAATACAGTATATCACCTTGCAGGAATCGTATCGATAATATCTAAAGATACTAAGACTATGTATGAAATTAATGTTGAAGGCACCAAAAACGTAATAAGGGCATGTTTGGAATGTAATGTAGGGAAACTCATATATACTAGTTCCGTCCATGCTTTTACCGAACTGCCTAAAGGTATAACTATAAAAGAAACATTGAATTTTGAACCTCAGAAAATAATAGGCGATTATGGTAAATCAAAAGCTGAAGCAACTTCAGCCGTACTGGCGGGAGTAAAAGATGGATTAAATGCTGTTATAGTACACCCATCAGGTGTTATAGGTCCATATGAATACAGACTTTCATATACGGGACAAATGATATTGGACTTTATAAACGGCAAACTCCCCTTTCGTATTGATGGAAGCTACGACTTTGTGGATGTTAGAGATGTGGCAGATGGAATAATATTAGCAGGGCAAAGGGGATCCATAGGAGATAACTATATACTCTCAGGCTACCTCCTTTCTATAGAGGATATTTTTAATATATTAAAGAATATAACTGGAATGAATCCTCCAAAGATAAAAATTCCTATATGGGTTGCAAAAGTTTGTCATCCGTTCGTTACAAAATATGCCCAGATAACCGGCAAAAGGCCTCTGTATACCCCCTATTCCCTATATACCTTATCAAGCAATGCGCTATTTAGCCACGATAAGGCAACATCTGAATTAGGTTATAATGTCCGCCCTATAATTGAAACATTTAAAGACACTATTATTTGGTTTAAAGATCATGGGTATTTAGTCTCTCAATAA
- the bioB gene encoding biotin synthase BioB, translated as MLKTIEEKVLEGNGITWDEALNLSKLKGDDIKALLDLANRVREKNAGNRIDLCSIMAAKVGRCSENCKFCSQSAHHSCNINVYDLISDADVSKRIEEIENSGAHRFCLVTSGEKLTDKEFERILKIYDLLNRKTDLSLCASLGALDANRAYALKQAGVKMYHHNVETSRSYFSKICTTHTYDDRINTIKAAKKADLKICCGGIISMGESMVNRLEMAFEIKELDVDSIPINILTPIKGTPLQDIKLLSHDEILKSIALFRLIMPHKVIRLAGGKENGLGEDEKKAYIGGINGALVGNYLTTSGRRVEDGLNMFRQIGYEIN; from the coding sequence GTGCTTAAAACAATAGAGGAAAAGGTATTAGAAGGTAATGGTATAACTTGGGATGAGGCATTGAACCTTTCAAAACTTAAAGGTGATGATATAAAAGCCCTTTTAGATCTGGCAAATAGAGTCAGAGAGAAAAATGCAGGTAATAGAATTGATCTTTGCTCCATAATGGCTGCAAAGGTGGGAAGATGTTCAGAAAACTGTAAATTTTGTTCCCAGTCGGCTCACCATTCATGCAATATTAATGTTTATGATCTAATAAGCGATGCTGATGTTTCAAAACGTATAGAGGAGATAGAAAACTCCGGTGCCCATAGATTTTGCTTGGTCACAAGCGGTGAAAAGTTAACGGATAAAGAATTTGAACGAATTCTTAAAATATATGATCTGTTAAATAGAAAGACAGATTTAAGCCTATGTGCTTCCCTTGGTGCCCTTGATGCGAATAGGGCTTATGCCTTGAAACAGGCAGGCGTAAAGATGTATCATCATAATGTAGAAACATCACGCAGTTATTTTTCTAAAATTTGTACAACCCATACTTATGATGATAGAATTAATACCATTAAGGCTGCTAAAAAGGCTGATTTAAAAATTTGTTGTGGTGGCATTATTTCAATGGGGGAGAGCATGGTCAATCGTTTGGAGATGGCGTTTGAGATAAAGGAGTTAGATGTGGATTCAATACCTATAAATATATTAACCCCTATTAAGGGAACTCCATTGCAGGATATTAAATTATTATCCCATGATGAGATATTAAAGAGTATAGCACTTTTCCGACTTATTATGCCCCATAAGGTTATTAGATTGGCGGGAGGAAAAGAAAATGGCCTTGGAGAAGATGAGAAAAAGGCCTATATAGGTGGGATAAATGGAGCTTTAGTAGGAAATTATTTAACTACCTCGGGACGAAGGGTAGAAGACGGCTTGAATATGTTTAGACAAATAGGTTATGAAATTAATTAA
- a CDS encoding 2Fe-2S iron-sulfur cluster-binding protein: protein MIISLRDLSYEELKGKLSKDDKVLLWSCNTCIKFCGVGGYDNMVLLEDMLTADGYEVVGKELVSIACMYSLAEQHRDDPNKKELFDEATAIIVLACEDGYEVAEAAFSDKKVIRIVKTVGVGNFTMDRGPVLTAPFETTGLEQTDNGYSFPEVAEKLNLYPTFFDRNEAAKNSDDGFISVTINGTQYKVRKDVNIMQACEENGIKIPHLCNEPDLTPDANCRLCLVKVKGERELVPACATPVKENMEIVTEDDELNHNRRILLELQMAAHEHNCLTCHKGNPCIAGSCELQELIRDFDIEESRYEQNKEKLPVDKTSPVLVYDPNKCILCGRCVRACREIACQNNLGFVNRGDKTFVAAGANKTFDQSPCVTCLACVFACPTGAITEKISHFDGDNWDEELIFQS from the coding sequence ATGATTATATCTTTAAGGGATTTAAGCTATGAAGAACTTAAGGGCAAATTAAGTAAAGACGATAAGGTATTATTGTGGAGCTGTAATACCTGTATAAAGTTTTGCGGAGTTGGCGGCTATGACAATATGGTATTATTGGAAGATATGCTTACTGCAGATGGATATGAGGTAGTGGGAAAAGAATTGGTTAGTATCGCATGCATGTATTCTTTGGCAGAACAGCATAGGGATGATCCAAATAAAAAAGAATTATTCGATGAAGCTACAGCTATAATTGTATTAGCCTGTGAAGATGGGTATGAAGTTGCAGAGGCAGCTTTTAGTGATAAGAAGGTTATTAGAATAGTTAAGACTGTAGGTGTTGGTAATTTCACTATGGATAGGGGTCCGGTACTAACTGCACCATTTGAAACTACTGGACTAGAGCAGACAGATAATGGTTATTCATTTCCAGAGGTTGCAGAAAAGTTAAACCTATATCCAACCTTTTTTGACAGAAATGAAGCTGCAAAAAATAGCGATGATGGTTTTATAAGTGTAACAATAAATGGGACTCAGTATAAAGTAAGAAAAGATGTAAATATAATGCAAGCATGTGAAGAAAATGGTATAAAAATACCTCACCTATGCAATGAGCCTGATTTGACACCTGATGCTAATTGCAGATTATGTCTGGTTAAAGTCAAGGGTGAGAGGGAATTGGTTCCTGCATGTGCAACACCGGTAAAAGAAAATATGGAGATTGTCACTGAAGATGATGAATTAAATCATAACAGAAGGATTTTGCTTGAACTACAGATGGCAGCCCATGAGCATAATTGCTTGACTTGTCATAAGGGAAATCCATGCATTGCCGGTTCATGTGAATTGCAAGAATTGATACGAGATTTTGATATTGAGGAATCTAGGTACGAGCAAAATAAAGAAAAGCTTCCCGTGGATAAAACCAGTCCGGTACTTGTATATGATCCAAACAAGTGTATATTGTGTGGAAGATGCGTGCGTGCTTGTAGGGAGATAGCATGCCAAAATAACTTAGGATTTGTAAATAGAGGTGATAAAACCTTTGTAGCTGCAGGGGCAAATAAGACATTTGATCAATCCCCTTGTGTTACATGCCTGGCATGTGTATTTGCATGTCCTACTGGTGCAATTACTGAAAAGATCTCCCATTTTGATGGGGACAACTGGGATGAAGAGTTGATTTTTCAGTCATAA
- a CDS encoding MATE family efflux transporter — protein sequence MVKDMTSGNPTRLLLSFAIPMLIGNIFQQLYSMVDSIVIGQGIGVEALAAVGATFSLDWAILGFCIGLSEGFAILIAQKFGAGDYNGLKKAFTTSFYLTAIVAVIVTIISQLLSMPILKILNTPADIIDNSNLYISIIFGGIIITMFYNFLSATLRALGDSRTPLIALLIACSINIVLDILFVMKFNMGIAGAAYATLIAQASSCLFCILAIRKIDFLHIAKKDWKFEKEFVKNLLILGLPMALQNSIISIGAMVLQYVVNGYGALYVAAYTAAIKISGIIEQPGATFGFAMATYAGQNLGAVKFDRIRLGLKKCIKLSMGFCIGIMAIIFLFGETFIGLIVSQEEVEVIAIAHKYLHITVSMLCVLNLLFIYRSALQGFGNTVIPMISGGLELAARITLAAFLPKFLGFTGIAIAEVFAWLSADLLLIPSYYRTIHRLENKIYSELQQIEI from the coding sequence ATGGTAAAGGATATGACAAGTGGCAATCCAACCCGCTTATTATTATCATTCGCTATCCCCATGTTAATCGGGAATATATTTCAGCAGCTTTACAGTATGGTCGATAGCATAGTAATAGGACAGGGTATTGGTGTAGAGGCTTTAGCAGCTGTTGGAGCTACATTTTCTTTGGATTGGGCTATATTAGGATTTTGCATAGGATTATCGGAGGGCTTTGCTATTCTAATAGCACAAAAATTTGGGGCGGGAGATTATAATGGATTAAAAAAAGCATTTACAACATCATTTTACTTAACTGCCATTGTGGCTGTTATAGTTACCATTATAAGCCAACTATTATCGATGCCGATTTTAAAGATATTGAATACACCTGCAGATATTATTGATAACTCAAATTTATATATCAGTATTATTTTTGGTGGAATCATAATTACTATGTTCTATAACTTTTTATCTGCTACATTGAGGGCATTAGGAGATAGTAGAACACCATTGATTGCTTTATTGATAGCATGTTCGATAAATATTGTTTTGGATATATTATTTGTCATGAAATTTAATATGGGTATTGCAGGGGCTGCATATGCCACATTAATCGCACAGGCAAGTTCCTGCTTGTTTTGCATATTGGCTATTCGAAAGATAGACTTTCTTCATATTGCAAAGAAAGATTGGAAGTTTGAAAAAGAGTTTGTAAAGAACCTTTTGATATTAGGCCTACCTATGGCATTGCAGAATTCTATTATTTCTATAGGTGCAATGGTATTACAATATGTGGTTAACGGATACGGTGCTCTATATGTTGCAGCTTATACTGCAGCAATTAAAATTAGCGGCATCATTGAGCAACCGGGAGCTACCTTTGGCTTTGCCATGGCAACCTACGCAGGCCAAAACCTGGGTGCAGTTAAATTTGATAGAATTCGCTTAGGATTAAAAAAATGCATAAAGCTATCAATGGGATTTTGCATTGGCATAATGGCTATTATTTTTCTTTTTGGTGAAACATTTATTGGACTTATAGTTTCACAAGAAGAGGTGGAGGTCATTGCAATTGCTCATAAGTATTTGCATATAACTGTTAGTATGCTTTGTGTATTAAATTTACTGTTTATTTATCGCTCTGCATTGCAGGGATTTGGGAATACAGTAATACCTATGATCTCTGGTGGTCTTGAGCTTGCAGCACGGATTACACTTGCAGCCTTCTTACCAAAATTTTTAGGATTTACCGGTATTGCCATAGCAGAAGTTTTTGCATGGCTGAGCGCTGACCTGCTTCTAATACCCTCTTATTATAGGACAATACATCGGTTGGAAAATAAGATCTATAGTGAATTACAGCAGATAGAGATATAA
- a CDS encoding ATP-binding cassette domain-containing protein, which yields MSGISAFLKENYITGLLGKNGAGKSTLIKIILGWFLYSFNL from the coding sequence TTGAGTGGTATTTCGGCTTTTCTCAAAGAGAATTATATAACTGGATTATTAGGAAAAAATGGTGCAGGAAAATCAACTTTGATTAAAATTATCTTGGGTTGGTTTTTATATTCCTTTAACTTATAA
- a CDS encoding biotin transporter BioY, producing MNSKTKDMILVSLFAALTAVGAFIKIPLPPVPFTLQVFFVIFSGLFLGSKLGFLSQIVYIALGLIGIPIFANGGGIQYIFNPAFGYLIGFAVAAFVVGKMTEKLPKPSFGKYFIASLVGLVISYVFGVSYLYIILKYVNRVSTSFSKVMMSGCIVFLPWDIVKMAAVSWIAKEVRIRIRIGSGQSA from the coding sequence ATGAATAGCAAAACAAAAGATATGATTTTGGTATCATTGTTTGCAGCTCTTACTGCAGTAGGGGCATTTATCAAGATCCCCCTACCACCTGTTCCATTTACACTACAGGTATTTTTTGTTATCTTTTCCGGATTGTTTTTAGGTTCAAAGTTAGGATTTCTATCACAGATTGTTTACATAGCCCTTGGGCTCATTGGCATACCTATATTTGCAAATGGTGGAGGAATACAGTATATATTCAACCCGGCATTTGGGTATTTAATAGGATTTGCGGTGGCAGCCTTTGTTGTTGGGAAAATGACTGAAAAATTGCCTAAGCCATCCTTCGGTAAGTATTTTATTGCTTCATTGGTTGGGTTAGTTATCAGTTATGTATTTGGGGTATCATATCTTTATATTATTTTAAAGTATGTAAATAGGGTTTCTACGTCATTTTCAAAGGTGATGATGAGCGGATGTATAGTATTTCTTCCCTGGGATATTGTGAAAATGGCTGCTGTTTCTTGGATAGCAAAAGAGGTTCGTATACGCATAAGGATAGGAAGTGGTCAGAGTGCTTAA